A stretch of the Streptomyces sp. NBC_00078 genome encodes the following:
- a CDS encoding twin-arginine translocation signal domain-containing protein: MDVTRQISRRAMLKATGAAAGTVGLASVATPSVAAGGVFAHPGLLHTGAGLARMAAKVKA; the protein is encoded by the coding sequence ATGGACGTGACACGACAGATCAGCCGCCGCGCCATGCTCAAGGCCACGGGTGCCGCAGCCGGAACCGTCGGCCTCGCCTCCGTCGCCACCCCCTCGGTGGCCGCGGGCGGGGTCTTCGCACACCCGGGCCTCCTCCACACCGGCGCCGGCCTCGCTCGCATGGCCGCCAAGGTGAAGGCATAG
- a CDS encoding alpha-L-fucosidase gives MSSGRRLSRRTLLGAAGAAAAASALPVVPGFSRLLTQADAADFQTNLSNLVNMRFGMFNHFNLGTFTNQEWAAPNQSPTLFAPTAVDCAQWAAAAAAAKMSYGVLTTKHHDGFALWPSAYGTQNVANSSYKHDVVQQYVDAFRAKGLRVGLYYSIWDRTYNVQAYDSRHGVPADQEIQPGDLTFILNQITELLTNYGTIDMFVTDGYAWQMGQQAVSYQRIREHVKSLQPDIIMIDHGGLSVPFLGDAIYFEEPLGVTAPAGNTHAALQGQTISNGWFWHPATPTTDPLSKAAILSHLADLEPKYTSFILNCPPNRNGVLDTNIVNRLAEVGAAWSPDTSRPPLPAQMLRAEHPVTPVSAYATGFHTGEGPMRAIDGLSDKDFETCWSTWNLTLPHSITIDLGGVWSNISILEYLPKQWNRNDTSDGDITSYTISTSTDGTNFTLATSGTWAGDRATKVAEWPARNAGYVRVQANAGTGGYANMGAVRIGGRTAKPVLVSSVLPGDGTVYRIVNRKSGKVADVFNFGTADGTNIQLWPWLNNTAQKWTFSSTGDGYYEIKNVNSGKLMEVAGLSRADGGNVSLYGDHNVPQQHWAITPTGDGYYHLTNRLSGLSLNVEGGSTADGANINQFTYNRAPEEQWQIIPS, from the coding sequence ATGTCGTCAGGAAGAAGACTGTCCCGTCGTACGCTGTTGGGCGCCGCGGGCGCCGCTGCGGCCGCGAGCGCACTGCCCGTGGTTCCCGGCTTCTCCCGCCTGCTCACCCAGGCAGACGCCGCGGACTTCCAGACCAACCTCAGCAACCTGGTCAACATGCGGTTCGGCATGTTCAACCACTTCAACCTGGGGACCTTCACGAACCAGGAGTGGGCGGCACCGAACCAGAGCCCGACTCTGTTCGCCCCCACCGCGGTGGACTGCGCGCAGTGGGCCGCGGCGGCCGCGGCGGCGAAGATGAGCTACGGGGTGCTCACCACCAAGCACCACGACGGCTTCGCCCTGTGGCCCAGCGCCTACGGCACACAGAACGTGGCCAACAGCTCGTACAAGCACGATGTCGTGCAGCAGTACGTAGACGCCTTCCGCGCCAAGGGCCTGAGGGTGGGTCTGTACTACTCGATCTGGGACCGCACCTACAACGTGCAGGCCTACGACAGCCGCCACGGCGTACCCGCCGACCAGGAGATCCAGCCCGGTGACCTGACCTTCATCCTGAACCAGATCACCGAACTGCTGACGAACTACGGCACCATCGACATGTTCGTCACCGACGGCTACGCCTGGCAGATGGGCCAGCAGGCGGTCTCGTACCAGCGCATCCGGGAGCACGTGAAGTCGCTCCAGCCGGACATCATCATGATCGACCATGGCGGTCTGTCGGTGCCCTTCCTCGGCGACGCGATCTACTTCGAAGAGCCGTTGGGCGTCACGGCGCCGGCGGGTAACACCCATGCGGCCCTGCAGGGGCAGACGATCAGCAACGGGTGGTTCTGGCATCCGGCCACGCCGACCACCGACCCGTTGAGCAAGGCGGCGATCCTGTCGCACCTGGCGGATCTGGAGCCGAAGTACACCTCGTTCATCCTCAACTGCCCGCCCAACCGCAACGGCGTGCTGGACACCAACATCGTCAACCGGCTCGCCGAGGTCGGCGCCGCCTGGAGCCCGGACACCTCCCGCCCGCCATTGCCCGCCCAAATGCTCCGCGCCGAACACCCCGTGACTCCGGTCAGTGCCTATGCAACCGGCTTCCACACCGGTGAGGGCCCCATGCGGGCCATCGACGGACTCAGCGACAAGGACTTTGAGACCTGCTGGTCGACCTGGAACCTGACGCTGCCGCACTCGATCACCATCGACCTGGGCGGTGTCTGGAGCAACATATCCATCCTGGAATACCTCCCCAAGCAGTGGAACCGCAACGACACCTCCGACGGCGACATCACCTCGTACACCATTTCCACCAGCACCGACGGCACCAACTTCACTCTCGCCACCAGCGGTACCTGGGCCGGTGACCGCGCCACCAAGGTGGCCGAATGGCCGGCCAGGAACGCGGGGTACGTCCGCGTCCAGGCCAACGCCGGCACGGGCGGCTACGCGAACATGGGCGCCGTCAGGATCGGCGGCCGCACAGCCAAGCCCGTGCTCGTCTCCTCCGTGCTGCCGGGCGACGGCACGGTCTACCGCATCGTCAACCGCAAGAGCGGCAAGGTCGCCGACGTCTTCAACTTCGGCACCGCCGACGGAACGAACATCCAGCTGTGGCCCTGGCTGAACAACACCGCGCAGAAGTGGACCTTCAGTTCCACAGGAGACGGCTACTACGAGATCAAGAACGTCAACAGCGGCAAGCTGATGGAGGTGGCCGGACTCTCGCGGGCGGACGGCGGGAACGTCTCCCTCTACGGAGACCACAACGTTCCCCAGCAGCACTGGGCGATCACACCGACCGGCGACGGCTACTACCACCTCACCAACCGGCTGAGCGGACTTTCGCTCAACGTCGAGGGAGGTTCGACCGCGGACGGAGCCAACATCAACCAGTTCACCTACAACCGCGCGCCTGAGGAGCAGTGGCAGATCATCCCCTCCTGA
- a CDS encoding sugar ABC transporter substrate-binding protein, translated as MRLRTAFYTTASALSALALLSACSSGSTTSASGDTPLVGVDYPRSDTDFWNSYIKYTPQYAKKLGLSLKTTNSQNDVAKLTANAQTFISQGVKGLAMAPQDTAAIAPTLAQLEAKKIPVVTVDTRPDSGKVFMVVRADNRAYGEKACQFLGTKLAGKGKVVMLEGGLDSINGRDRTEAFNACMKKSYPGIKVFGEATNWDGAVAAQKLQTDLTAHPDIKGVYMQSSFGLSGTLQVLKQKGLLVDPKDKKHVFVVSNDGIPEELKSIAAGKIDATVSQPADLYAKYALYYLKAAIDGKTFKAGKTDHDSTIIQVRPGLLEDQLSAPLVTADGATYGGVPSVKSDDKSLWGNNLG; from the coding sequence ATGAGACTCAGAACTGCCTTCTACACCACCGCCTCCGCCCTGTCCGCACTGGCGCTGCTCAGCGCCTGCAGCAGCGGCTCCACCACGTCGGCGTCGGGTGACACGCCGCTGGTCGGTGTCGACTACCCGCGCTCCGACACCGACTTCTGGAACTCCTACATCAAGTACACGCCGCAGTACGCCAAGAAGCTCGGCCTCTCGCTGAAGACCACCAACTCGCAGAACGACGTCGCCAAGCTCACCGCCAACGCGCAGACGTTCATCAGCCAGGGCGTCAAGGGCCTCGCGATGGCCCCGCAGGACACCGCCGCCATCGCGCCGACGCTGGCGCAGTTGGAGGCGAAGAAGATCCCGGTCGTCACCGTGGACACGCGCCCCGACAGCGGCAAGGTGTTCATGGTGGTGCGCGCCGACAACCGCGCCTACGGCGAGAAGGCGTGCCAGTTCCTGGGCACCAAGCTCGCCGGCAAGGGCAAGGTCGTGATGCTGGAGGGCGGTCTGGACTCCATCAACGGCCGTGACCGCACGGAGGCGTTCAACGCCTGCATGAAGAAGAGCTACCCCGGCATCAAGGTGTTCGGAGAGGCCACCAACTGGGACGGTGCCGTCGCCGCGCAGAAGCTGCAGACCGACCTGACCGCCCACCCGGACATCAAGGGCGTCTACATGCAGTCCAGCTTCGGACTGTCCGGCACGCTCCAGGTCCTCAAGCAGAAGGGCCTGTTGGTCGACCCGAAGGACAAGAAGCACGTCTTCGTCGTCTCCAACGACGGCATCCCCGAGGAGCTGAAGTCCATCGCCGCCGGGAAGATCGACGCCACCGTCTCCCAGCCGGCCGACCTCTACGCCAAGTACGCCCTGTACTACCTCAAGGCCGCGATCGACGGGAAGACGTTCAAGGCCGGCAAGACCGACCACGACAGCACCATCATCCAGGTCCGTCCCGGCCTGCTGGAGGACCAGCTCTCCGCGCCGCTGGTCACCGCCGACGGCGCCACCTACGGCGGCGTGCCCAGCGTCAAGAGCGACGACAAGTCACTGTGGGGCAACAACCTCGGCTGA